In Scatophagus argus isolate fScaArg1 chromosome 18, fScaArg1.pri, whole genome shotgun sequence, the DNA window GTCTGGtttctaaaatctaaaattgtTTGGTTTCTGACTCAATCTGTCAATCATCTCATTAACTAATTGACAATTAATCGTTTCAGTTGAACCTGTAAACCCATTTTTCTCGTGTGTTTGGGTGCGTGTGCGTGCTGAAGGACTTGATGTATGAGTACAGCATCCGTGTAGGAGACCGACCACCCAGGGTTCTGAACCAGGGGAGAGACTTCCAGTACTACTTCAGACTTCCGTCTGGTGACCCGGCTGATGACTataaaggcaaacacacacacacacagattcagaaCTTTTATGGCCCACAAACATGCATTGTCATGATTTCTGCACAGATTTCCTTTTTGTTCACTGagtgtttgatttttcttcctGTAGTGATTATTTACACAAAGGTCAGAAGCAGCACGTATGGGACGACCACTAAACCCTGTCCTGTCAGCGTCCGAGTCCAGCCGAGCTTCGTTAGGGACACCTCTTCTTCaacatcttcttcctcttcttcgcGCTTTGATCCTGATCTGGAGCTGTAAGCAAACCACCACATCAGGACTGTGGTTATGTTGCAGGGTTCTGTTAGAGATGTGCTCTTTGTGCAGTAGCACAGTTTAAAGTTCGGTCCATTTTGCAGACCGCTCTGGATGGTGACCGACTGAGTATCAGAGctgatattcagcatttttttttacgtttttttGTTGATTGCCGGGAAAATAAATGACCTTAAAAGATAAATGTCCATAATAGTGGATTTATATTTTGTTCTatataatctgaatctgcaaagtagcCAGTAATTACAGTTATGAAAAAGTGCAGTGGAGCTGAAGTATaaagcagcaggaaatgaaTACTCAAATTCAAGTTCAAGTACCTCAAAAATGTACTATAGTATTTGAGAAATTTGTACTTCTATCCATTCTGTCACTACTTAttctttgtgttgtattgttgtACTTAACATCTTCTGTAGGATATTTATCAGTGCATAATTTCAGACAGCGTATCGTTACCTCATTAGTATCTCTTTCTGTCCAGTTCAGAGTCAGGTCTGAGGAACCTGTCGGCTCTTGTGCAGCTCGGGAACAGCATGGAGGTCCGTAACTATGTGAGCCTCCTCGCCGGCGTCCTGAACAGACTGAGCCTGGACACTGAGGCCAATAGGCACGCTCAGATACGCACACGCCATGTGCTTATTTGCACAATGTGTGAGCTCGAGAGCAGAGAACAGGTAAGAGACCATCATGTTTAATCTCAGCAAATCTTCTCTTTCAGTATCTCTCACGCTTTATTCctgttttcacagatttcaaCAAGCTTTCCCATCTTTTACAGCATCTTCATAACATGTCATTTAATCTTAGGCATCCATGGTGGACAACATCAACATTCTCAAAACCCTGCTGGAAGTTACAAGTCAGGTAAGTGCAAGGTTGTCTCCTTTCATGCACTTTCACCTGTAAATAGACGCTGATGGCTGTTGAACGATGAAAATCTGCTTTATCCTGTTTAGGTGACGTTAGCGAGTGCAAGACGAGTGACTCTTCACGTTCAGGTCATCTCTGAGCAGTTCTCAGAATCCAGGGCTCCAGTGTATGGGTACTATCTGGACCAGGAGACACTCGACACCCTGATCGACCTGCTCTCATACAGCCTGCAAGCTGCCGTGGCTTGTAATGACTTCACGCCTGAAACACCCAACAGTGCCGACAGTAAACAGGCATTAGAATCAGACtcacacaagaaaaacatcagaaatgcCACCGGCCCTTCTAACGGCTGCGTACCGGAGTCATCCAGTGTTTACATCCAAAGACAAGGATCGCTTTCTGCAAAGCAGGCAGTGCAGCTTGTGGCTGATATTCTGCAGACTGCTGCAGACCTGATGCTggtgagagaaaacagacatgttCTTCTGCATGTCTACTCATGAACTCACATGTTACCTCTTGCTACCATTCACCTGTTTTATTTCCAGAGGCACATCTTGTTTCACAAGAACCAGGAGCTCAGAGTCAACACCAGACTCATGGCCTTATATGCCACGTACCAAAACCAAACCTCCACGGTCGTCAGCAGTGGCTCGACTATCTTCTACATGCCTGCCTCCCTGATCCAGCTCCTGTTTGTGCATCGCAGGAGGGAGACTGAGAGCAGACCGTGTGTGCTCGGCGTGCTGAGCGAGCTCACCCACAGCCCTTACACCTGGGTCCACTATCCCCAGAGGGTGAGACTGGATGTCTGATGAGTGTTGGTGATTAAACAGCAAAGACActtctctcattttcctctACTGATTTCCAGCCAAGTGGACCAGTGGTCGACCTGAGTCTGTACGAGTGCAGCACGAGGAGAAAGATCCCCGTTCGCTCCCTCACTCAGCCAATAAACATCGAGCTGCAACAAGCACCGAGAAATGTATGTCGCTCTTCCTTCTTTCGACAATTTGTTGTTAAATGAAAGTGACCCTGTGTTCACCTCCATTCTGCAGAAGAGCTCTGTGCATGAGTACATCCTCCTGCGCAGCCAGGTCAACTACCACAGCTTCAATATTACCCACGAGCACTTGCAGCGGCCCATTAAGCTGAGTGTGGTGTTCAGGCCGCCACTCAACAAGGCCTTTCCcatcctgctgctcttcaggTAAACATGGGGTgagctctgttgttgttttacattcaATGTCATCTGCTTATCAGAGCAACATAACAACACAATGTCTCACGAGAGTCTCTGCTGTGGCAGGATGTTTGAGAAGCCAACTCCCAGCATGCACCACCTGCACAGGACTCACCGCTGGGAGAGCACAGAGACACGATTCACTCTGCCCTCATCCTACCTCAGTGGTAGGAAATGTTGATTTTCagctctgtccctcctcctcctcctcctcctcctcctcctcctccctgctggtCTCACAGTCTGTTAAATCTCTGTTCAATCTATCAGATTAGTCAAACACAACCTCACCTTCttcaaacatttgttaaatgtgTAACTGAAGTATTTAAGTAAGATCAATTATTGATTTATTAGAGATTTCATGGTATGTCAGGGTATGAAAACATATTTcgatcaaataaaataattaatactGAAGTTACATGATGAGAAATGCAAAATTATAAAAATCTATATGTTAAAGCTTATGTATGTTTTAGTGAAAGCACAGGAGTGAACTGCAGAAGAGTTTTATACACGTTACCTTGACGATGCTGTCTGATTGCTAAACCCAGTGAAATATTTCTAGCTGCAGGGGTTGGTCACCTGGCCCTTCTGAATGCTGATTTTGGGAAAGCGCCGCGACACAAGCACCTGAGTGAACAGGTGAGCTACAGCCTCACAGCAGAAAGCAGCTTGTGTTTGTCCTGGGACGGCCACCAGGGGGCCTGGACTCACCACGGCTGCAGGACTCAGCAATCAGACACGTCTAATGCAGTTACATGCAGGTAAGGTTTGGTTTGAGtgccttaaacacacacacacacacacctgctgatgATTCACGTGAATGAATCTCCTCTTGCTTTTTGGTGTTTGTCTCAGCTGTCACCAGTTGAGGCCGCTGACTGTGGTGCAACAGCAGATCCAGAGCAGCCATGACGCAACCAACCTGGACCCGTTCCTAAGGTGATCTCGCCTTCCTTAGACCAGAATGATGTCTTTAACTAGAGAAAACTCCAGCAGTACTTCGGACCTTTGGACACAAATTGTATAATAATCACTTGGTGTTCAGTTGTGAAAAACGAGAGTGAATAGATAAGAGCATAACAACCTCcagtgcctcctctctccctctcattcgCCCCAGTGTGTCCAGTGATCTGACGGTGCTGGCTGTgctggtgctgtgtgtgtgcctgtacaTCCCAGGGTTGGCGGCTTGCCAGAGAGCTGATGTCGTCTCCGAGGAGAATCACAGAGTCCACTACCTTTCCGACAACTCTCCGGATGACCTGCATCTCTATGCCGTTACGGTCCACACTGGTCCCTGCTCTGCAGCCTGCATGAGTGCAAAGGTAAGGctgttttttgttactttaaagCACTCAAAATATTTGGATGAATCATATCcaaaatgaaatttgtttttcacctttatAGACAGGCACATCATGCTCtttatgtataaaaataaataatttcaaatgtaTACATTTAACATCGCTGTCTTAATATTTCATAAGTGGAATTTTATTCTTCCAATTTGTTTCCCAGACTTGTATTAAAAAACGCTATCTGCACAAAAGCCAACTAAGTTTAGTACCAACCGTCTCTGTATGTTTACCAGGTTTACATAGTCCTGAAAGGTGAAGACGGGTTCTCACAGACAAAAGAACTTCAAGTCCCAGGATGCACTCTGTTCAGGAGGAACTCTAAAGACACATTTATTATCAGGTAAAATCTAAATATCTTCATGTTTctttcaaaaagacaaaaaataaggtgcattttttccacataaaatacacagaatGCTAATACAGAATACTAAACACCCCAGTAGCTTCATGACATGATCAGGTTTAGTTTGCTCATTTAGTCAGTTTGTCTGCCTCGAACGTCACAGTGCAGCAGACAGCCTGGGCCCAGTGTGGGGCGTCCACGTCTGGCATGACAACTCTGGACCCTGTGCAAACTGGTACCTCAAACAAGTGGAGGTATCTGAGGTGAGGTCCACCTTCTGATTaatgtttcctctgtgttttggcTTTTAGTTTGACCATCAGGATGATTGTTTCTGTTGACAGGTGAGCAGAGGGCACGCAAAGGGACGTGCTTGGCTCTTTATCGGTCAGTGCTGGTTGGCTGTGGACAAAGGCGATGGCCGAGTGGAGAGACTGCTGCGAGTCAGCACTCAGGGAATCGGCTTTGCTAAGGTTGAGCTCTCACATAAGGCCGCtctgacacaaaaataaaacatcctcTAATCTCTCCTCCTATCTGTACGCCTGCAGATGTTGCATCTCAAGCTATCGGACTACCTGGCCGACCACCACATCTGGATATCTTTGCTCATCAGACCCTGTCCTAACtcgttcacacacactcaaagactTAGTgtgagtctgctgctgctgttggggTACGCGTGTGTCAGCGCAGCCATTGTATTTCAAATGGACGATCCGGTACGTTAATAAAAATCTTTGACATCCTGTGAGCGAGATAAAACATGTTACCCATAATTATGTTGTTCCTGATCCTTTGTTTACAGCTGCTGTTCGAGCTGGGCATTACTGATGTATCAGCTGTGTCAGTGGCGACAGGAGTACTAAGCGTGGTGGCAGTGCTGCCCGCAGCAGCAGTAGTATCCTTCCTGTTTCGACTGCGTGATGTTGAGCTGACAGCCaagagcagaaacactgagaagGACTACTCTGAAGGTCAGATTTGTACTTATGTAAATCTAGATTATGTTCAACACagaatttctccattttctctcaatgaaaatgaatatcTTTCTTGACTTCTCACctccctttctgtttttcctctgttcatTATTGTTGTGTCTCCCCACAGATGACCTTTCAGTGGCTGACGGCACACCTGAGCCCAATCTCTCTTGGTGCAGTCTCCAGAAGTTGGCGCAGGAagcctggaggaagaaacacCAGGTTACCCCTGgagcttcagcttcagtctgCTCTTTTTCCCGTTCCTATTTTTTAATCTCTAACTGACTTTTCTTCCTGTGATGCAGAGCACAGACCCACTGCCAGCATCCGCTAtgactgtggaaaataaaaccacaggTAAAAAACCTGTAATCCAAACAGATGTGGTCAAAGATGAATTTCACGCAGTTGAGAGCAATTTTGGACCACAGCTTCAAAATTTGTTGCTGATTACTCAGGGGAATAGCATTGATCAAGCACCTCAGAGAAAAGACTCTGATGTTTTAAGTGAAGGCAGCAGGTTTCACGGAACTCAGAGAGCGCCTTTCTCTGGTACGAGGGATGAAGGCCAAGTTATTCAGATGGAGGAAGACCTTcaaagacaaaggaaagaagGTCACCAGGCAGCGTGGCCTGGTCACAGCAGCGATCAGCACATCACCGACAGGCTGAGAAGGAGTGGATTCAGACCAGTTTCTCGGTGGAGTCACTACTTGGCCtggacactgtgtctgctgctgtcCCTCTGCTGCCTGGTGCTCTCTGCAGTGCTGGGAACCAGGTAGTAGATGTGTGATTATGCTTAATGCTGACTTTTGGAAACATGTTGTTGTAGCTGCATGTCTCAgagtcaaaatgtgtgtgtgcgtgtgtgtcaggttcagcagcagcaaggcTCTGCTGTGGATACACTCTCTTTGCTTCTCACTGATGTCTTGCATCTTTCTCATCCAGCCAGCTATGGTAAACCAGTGTCTACACTTACATTACAGCGTCATCTCAAATAGACATATAATCATAAAGAGGAATGTCTTGTTTGCACTGTGTATAGTCAAcatgttccttttcttttccagataGTTGCAGTGGCAGCGATTGTCTCCTTTAGGTACAGGAAACGAGCAGACTTTCATAGTTTCATCAGTAAGAGACAGTTTGATACGTCACAACTTTGGAGCCACAGTGATGCTAATCAACCAGAAGAGCAGTTTGTAGCGTCTGCCTTTCCCCAGCAGAGATGCTCATACCTTGAAAAGGTCATAACCAGACTCTGTTTTATTCAAATCTGTTCAaatctctccttttctgtcgATACATAAAGTTGATTATCTCCTACAGCTGCTTGGAACTCGTCAGCGAGCTCGGCACCTCCGTCTCGTCCGCCCGCCGACTCCAGCAGAGCTGAGGAAAAGTCGTAAGATGAAACGAAGAGAAGCTCTTCTCCGAAACACCCTCAGGTGTGTCTGCGTGTCTTTGAGGAATATTTTGCATGACTAAGCAAGGAATCATCTCTTTTTCCTGTCGTCCAGGGATTTGTTCTTCTGTGGCTCCATGCTCCTCCTGATGCTGTGTATGACTTATGGGAGCTCACTCACTGACCATCAGCACCTCAATAAAGCTGTCAGGAAACTGTTTATGAGGTACATTTTGCCACACACATGCTGCCTCCCTGTTGCTCTCTGataaacacaaaccaaaatcaTAATTCATCTTTCAGTGGGGGCAGAAATAATGCGTTTATGTCCATGCAAAAGCATGAGGACTGGTGGAAATGGGCGCAGAGCAGCCTCCTTAATTCATTGTACAAGAATGCAACGATAGCCACTGAGGTaagacacattttcagtgtcCCTCCGAAATGAAAGAacttattttacattgttttcataATGAAATCAAACGcacattttcaccttttcatGCCATCCAGCAGTCACACATCTTGATTGGAGAGCCGGTCCTGTGGAAGACTGAGGTGTCCAGCACGTTTCACAGCCAGGTCAGTAACAAAAGGAGACGTGCCCTCGCATGGCGAATTCCACAACTCATTCAACCTGAACGGACTCATTTTACTACAAGCATGTCGCATCATAACTACAAATTACTAACTACTTACTTATTAGTTACTGAACAAGTAATTACAATGAGGAGGACACAAGAGGATACAATTCAGGTCTTGCACACAATGGAAACAAAGAGTTCAGTGTGTTGTGAAATAACCAAATTATGAATAGactatttttctttaattttaagTGAATAATCAGTCATATTCTCGTTACTACTTTTACACAAACTCCCCCTGCAGAGACTTAAGGCTCTCACCTTCTGATTTATGGTTTCATCCTCAGGACTCCAGTGTGACTCTTGCACCAGAGTGGCTTCGCGTTTTCTTGTCTGGGAGCAGAACATCCACTCGGCCACAATCCAATGTCTCGGTTTCTGTGGCAGTGCTTCCAATGACATGTGGTCACCTGGGCTGCTACTTTGGACCAAGTCCTGCAGTTGGCCTCGGCCACACTaagtgagaaacacacagacacatgcatgaaATGATACATATGGCCAAAAAAAGTATTGGCCCTAAAGTATTGGGCCTTTACACCAACTGGGTCtctttctaaacacacagacagctttgcagctctgacagcttccactcttctgtgaaggctttccacaacatgttggagtgtttttttgtgggaatttgtgcccattcatgcagtagagcatttgtgaggtcacacactgatgttggaccaaaaggcctggctcacaatctccgttccagttcatcccaaaggtgttggatggggttgaggtcagggccctgtgtgggccagtcaagttcttccacaccaaactcatccaaccatgtctttatggagctttgctttgtgcactggggcacagtcatgctggaatagaaaagggccttcaacaaactgttgccacaaagctggaagcatagcattgtccaaaatgtcttggtatgctgaagtattaagatttctcttcagtggaagtcaggggctgagcccaacacctgaaaaacggccccataaagaggtgtgtctggatacttttgtctttgtcttttctaatTTTGAGGGTTGTCAGTtgtcctctgctctcctgcagGTTGGAGGCTGCGTCCAAGCTGAAGCTCCTGCATTGCAGCGGCTGGCTGGACAGAAAAACTCTGGCCGTGAAGGTCCAGTTTAACTTGTTCAGCCCTGCACCCAACTTGTTCACCGGTGTGACCTTGCTCGCTGAGCAGAGCCCCACCGGCGTCCTGCTGCCTTCTGCCAAAGTTCAGTCAGTTAGGGTGTATCACACTACTGCTGTGTGGGACTACTTTATCATGCTGTGCCAGGTAAAATGCAATACCACCTCTTAGGTCAGATTATATCAAAAAGCCCTGAGTTTcgtcatgttttttctttctcccctctAGCTAACCTTCCTTCTCTTATCTCTGCTGCAACTCTGTGAGCAAGTGTACAGTGTAGGGCAGCAAGGGCTTAGGGGATACTGGAGTGCACCCTGCAACTGGCTGGAAGTGAGTCTACTGCATGtatac includes these proteins:
- the LOC124049978 gene encoding polycystic kidney disease 1 like 1, with translation MFIVWIYAAKQAYPTNTDITFLAVADISDPVELLWHFGDSRSARTTSRTITKRYHKPGRYDVFVVMSRGRTSLTSNVFPLVVQRAVKLNRLIHQPSALPNQTVTVSCRVNMGTDVNFLWSFGDGSSRLGQSTEHHIFHRTGEFRLTVNVSNLVSSASLSSHIFVVDRPCQPPPVKNMGPLKLQVRRYEVVRLGVTYETEVDCDLSGGLRYTWTLFDSAGRVFPLPLIDTHQQSLILPSHLLHYDTYTAIAMVQVFGSVVYSNYSVQVEVKPSPPMAFIQGGTNIYINNRNTNVVRLDGQRSYDPDFPMNPVSFSWTCKPVSSITSSCFHQDVPTSAPVLVFPANFLKQNFDQFQFTLTIHSGERSASSETFLTLKSNVIGKVTVNCPQCQGEQVNWDQSFSVSTLCEGCDADPKFIDYTWSLYLVNASTKPITEVPFCYKVDLSAPATIMEGPSTSTLRPPATDASQYTRADSTAISLAEKASETEAENLSPKVTDYGTSSEKNRKNSTIVGPGKESFYHPLGESDPPEPLFSSTEYQPLALDNGGVLYSDRLGHSDVISELPIDPDSSGDLEFSFPLSESSDLAGPPDLDYDVPLMSAEEGDPGISAGRPTGGEADTFSPGDDSAFDPALHEDVGSNLVDFRPSVVVQEPILLDLSRDLVDRDLFESYTYAGISSTLLSFRPFTLKPGSTYMLEVTAKSHNSFLGQTQLFLKTNPVPKDMMCQVQPVKGSELYTHFSIFCTSGREDLMYEYSIRVGDRPPRVLNQGRDFQYYFRLPSGDPADDYKVIIYTKVRSSTYGTTTKPCPVSVRVQPSFVRDTSSSTSSSSSSRFDPDLELSESGLRNLSALVQLGNSMEVRNYVSLLAGVLNRLSLDTEANRHAQIRTRHVLICTMCELESREQASMVDNINILKTLLEVTSQVTLASARRVTLHVQVISEQFSESRAPVYGYYLDQETLDTLIDLLSYSLQAAVACNDFTPETPNSADSKQALESDSHKKNIRNATGPSNGCVPESSSVYIQRQGSLSAKQAVQLVADILQTAADLMLVRENRHYFQRHILFHKNQELRVNTRLMALYATYQNQTSTVVSSGSTIFYMPASLIQLLFVHRRRETESRPCVLGVLSELTHSPYTWVHYPQRPSGPVVDLSLYECSTRRKIPVRSLTQPINIELQQAPRNKSSVHEYILLRSQVNYHSFNITHEHLQRPIKLSVVFRPPLNKAFPILLLFRMFEKPTPSMHHLHRTHRWESTETRFTLPSSYLSAAGVGHLALLNADFGKAPRHKHLSEQVSYSLTAESSLCLSWDGHQGAWTHHGCRTQQSDTSNAVTCSCHQLRPLTVVQQQIQSSHDATNLDPFLSVSSDLTVLAVLVLCVCLYIPGLAACQRADVVSEENHRVHYLSDNSPDDLHLYAVTVHTGPCSAACMSAKVYIVLKGEDGFSQTKELQVPGCTLFRRNSKDTFIISAADSLGPVWGVHVWHDNSGPCANWYLKQVEVSEVSRGHAKGRAWLFIGQCWLAVDKGDGRVERLLRVSTQGIGFAKMLHLKLSDYLADHHIWISLLIRPCPNSFTHTQRLSVSLLLLLGYACVSAAIVFQMDDPLLFELGITDVSAVSVATGVLSVVAVLPAAAVVSFLFRLRDVELTAKSRNTEKDYSEDDLSVADGTPEPNLSWCSLQKLAQEAWRKKHQSTDPLPASAMTVENKTTGKKPVIQTDVVKDEFHAVESNFGPQLQNLLLITQGNSIDQAPQRKDSDVLSEGSRFHGTQRAPFSGTRDEGQVIQMEEDLQRQRKEGHQAAWPGHSSDQHITDRLRRSGFRPVSRWSHYLAWTLCLLLSLCCLVLSAVLGTRFSSSKALLWIHSLCFSLMSCIFLIQPAMIVAVAAIVSFRYRKRADFHSFISKRQFDTSQLWSHSDANQPEEQFVASAFPQQRCSYLEKLLGTRQRARHLRLVRPPTPAELRKSRKMKRREALLRNTLRDLFFCGSMLLLMLCMTYGSSLTDHQHLNKAVRKLFMSGGRNNAFMSMQKHEDWWKWAQSSLLNSLYKNATIATEQSHILIGEPVLWKTEVSSTFHSQDSSVTLAPEWLRVFLSGSRTSTRPQSNVSVSVAVLPMTCGHLGCYFGPSPAVGLGHTKLEAASKLKLLHCSGWLDRKTLAVKVQFNLFSPAPNLFTGVTLLAEQSPTGVLLPSAKVQSVRVYHTTAVWDYFIMLCQLTFLLLSLLQLCEQVYSVGQQGLRGYWSAPCNWLEVSLLTVTLVYYVYYISHSMTILEIVERLQSHSHRGHVDVSLLATWEQCIRTVRGVVVFLLSMKSVTVLRMNKTLATSAALLSRSLFSLFWPTMSGLILVVALSCVGNLLFGQNSWGFSSLSRSLQTLLCHYWGPKSARGLHFSWGDLLYRGVLSSTIVWTSVVTAVVSSLVRSAKRSQCRRNVFTLAQLVGYIRRRVSDFIGQHRRTWTENQAEGKTYYFEEFESLVDELLFRLNTLSNSLHHTLPPKVHRYREEGSPVVEPSSRDTQDFVRKQMTVSDRTDVSVHGEALPASHLLRSKLELEILQQFLQRGSQGGYDSSADIVVASEKTQQPTTRAGENSNDEELQTCLRGQNFLSLTRSASPVVVWPGDVLEKQVDQWTKTNDGCWFGKSQATHKEVVVEVLVHKDPRSGV